From the genome of Haloterrigena sp. KLK7, one region includes:
- a CDS encoding urea ABC transporter substrate-binding protein: MTGRRCSRRDVLAGGSASVLAGLAGCVAEGGVVGLGDDSSGPTVGILEDRSGTFALTGTAKYRTTKLAIEEINRDGGILGEEVDVFAPDPQSDNMRYQDLTRYAIYREDVDVMWAGYSSATREAIRPIVNEHEQLYFYTTQYEGGVCDKTVFPLGATARQQLGAVVPYMIEEYGDEIYTIAADYNFGQLSGDWVKIIAEEHGAEVVGEEYIPLDESQFGSTINDIQAADPDFVMSMLVGQDHSSFYEQRLASGLTNIPIGTSTNMAQEREHLRIDPPALKDVYAGVSYMEELPTERNEAFVERYYDRWDDAEYINQEAQNNYFSVYLYKEAVERAGTFDQEAVIEELESGIEVEAPEGDVTLDPATHHVEHNMRVAHADENHEITFDDERTIEPSFLHDVGCDLTSEAEQTQYEPAEYYEEV; encoded by the coding sequence GTGACCGGCCGTCGGTGCTCCCGACGCGACGTCCTCGCCGGGGGCTCCGCGAGCGTCCTCGCCGGACTCGCCGGCTGCGTCGCGGAGGGCGGCGTCGTCGGCCTCGGCGACGACTCGAGCGGCCCGACGGTCGGCATCCTCGAGGATCGCTCCGGAACGTTCGCGCTGACGGGGACGGCCAAGTACCGCACGACGAAACTGGCCATCGAGGAGATCAACCGCGACGGCGGAATCCTCGGGGAGGAGGTCGACGTCTTCGCCCCCGACCCGCAGTCGGACAACATGCGCTATCAGGACCTCACCCGGTACGCGATCTACCGGGAGGACGTCGACGTCATGTGGGCCGGCTACTCGAGCGCGACCCGAGAGGCGATCCGGCCGATCGTCAACGAACACGAACAGCTGTACTTCTATACGACCCAGTACGAGGGCGGTGTCTGCGATAAGACCGTCTTCCCGCTGGGCGCGACGGCCCGCCAGCAGCTCGGTGCGGTCGTCCCCTACATGATCGAGGAGTACGGCGACGAGATCTACACGATCGCCGCCGACTACAACTTCGGGCAGCTGTCGGGCGACTGGGTGAAGATCATCGCCGAGGAACACGGCGCCGAGGTCGTCGGCGAGGAGTACATTCCGCTGGACGAGTCGCAGTTCGGCTCGACGATCAACGACATTCAGGCGGCCGACCCCGACTTCGTGATGTCGATGCTCGTCGGCCAGGACCACTCCTCGTTCTACGAGCAGCGGCTGGCCAGCGGGCTCACGAACATCCCGATCGGCACGTCGACGAACATGGCCCAGGAGCGCGAACACCTGCGGATCGATCCGCCCGCGCTGAAGGACGTCTACGCCGGCGTCAGCTACATGGAGGAGCTGCCGACCGAGCGCAACGAGGCGTTCGTCGAGCGCTACTACGACCGCTGGGACGACGCCGAGTACATCAACCAGGAGGCCCAGAACAACTACTTCTCGGTCTACCTGTACAAGGAGGCGGTCGAACGCGCGGGGACGTTCGATCAGGAGGCAGTGATCGAGGAACTCGAGAGCGGAATCGAAGTCGAAGCGCCGGAGGGCGACGTGACGCTCGATCCGGCGACCCACCACGTCGAACACAACATGCGAGTCGCACACGCCGATGAGAACCACGAGATCACGTTCGATGACGAGCGGACGATCGAACCGTCGTTCCTGCACGACGTCGGCTGTGATCTCACGAGCGAAGCCG